The Oncorhynchus clarkii lewisi isolate Uvic-CL-2024 unplaced genomic scaffold, UVic_Ocla_1.0 unplaced_contig_9008_pilon_pilon, whole genome shotgun sequence genome includes a window with the following:
- the LOC139404673 gene encoding neuronal cell adhesion molecule-like encodes MDRKRKWMLSSGALLVIFLGRMTTALEVPLDPKVLEGLPQPPTITHQSPKDFIIDPRENILIYCEAKGKPHPSFSWTRNGTHFDVEKDSKVLMKPSSGTLVIDISGEKAEAYEGIYQCTARNEHGTAVSNNIFIRQSRSPLWSKERKEAIMVQVGVSLVLQCRPPAGLPPPIIFWMDNNFQRLPQNTRVSQALNGDLYFSNVLLDDTRNDYICYARFPHTQTIQQKQPITVKVLDMDAINETVAALYNYTNNLFVDSPSGERRPSFMAPLGRSSTQMALRGGVLELECIAEGLPTPEVSWYKESGDLPSSRMSFHNFQKTLKIADVMEVDAGDYRCTAKNSLGSAHHTIKVNVKAAPFWISAPRNLILAPKETGILTCRVSGDPKPQIAWSVNGVPIEDSPKDTSRKVEDDTVILSDVQTGSSAVYQCNASNEFGYLLANAFVNVLAEAPRVLTPPNNVYQVITNNPAFLDCASFGSPIPTIT; translated from the exons ATGGACAGGAAGAGGAAATGGATGCTGAGCagcggtgctttgctggtgatattCCTTGGTCGCATGACCACAGCCTTAGAAGTTCCTCTTGACC CTAAGGTTCTGGAAGGAT taccacaGCCTCCCACTATAACCCACCAATCCCCTAAGGATTTCATCATCGACCCTCGGGAGAACATCCTCATCTACTGTGAGGCCAAAGGGAAGCCGCATCCCAG CTTTTCCTGGACACGGAATGGGACACATTTTGACGTGGAGAAGGACTCTAAGGTGTTGATGAAGCCGAGCTCAGGGACGCTGGTCATAGACATCAGTGGGGAGAAGGCTGAGGCCTACGAGGGGATCTACCAGTGTACCGCACGCAATGAGCATGGGACCGCTGTTTCCAACAACATCTTCATCAGACAGTCGA GGTCCCCCTTGTGGtcgaaggagaggaaagaggcaaTCATGGTACAGGTGGGAGTGTCTCTGGTGCTGCAGTGTCGACCGCCTGCAGGCCTGCCCCCTCCCATCATCTTCTGGATGGACAACA ACTTCCAGCGCCTGCCTCAGAACACGCGTGTGTCCCAGGCGTTAAACGGAGACCTGTACTTCTCTAACGTCCTATTGGACGACACCAGGAACGACTACATCTGTTACGCCCGCTTCCCTCACACACAGACCATCCAGCAGAAACAACCCATCACTGTCAAAGTCCTGGACA TGGATGCAATCAATGAAACTGTGGCAGCTTTGTACAATTATACGAACAATTTATTTGTTG ACAGTCCATCGGGGGAGCGGCGACCCAGCTTCATGGCTCCTCTGGGGCGGAGCAGCACCCAGATGGCCCTGAGGGGAGGGGTTCTGGAGCTAGAGTGTATCGCTGAAGGACT TCCGACTCCGGAGGTGTCCTGGTATAAGGAGAGTGGCGATCTTCCTAGCAGCCGGATGTCCTTCCACAACTTCCAGAAGACGTTGAAGATCGCAGATGTGATGGAGGTGGACGCCGGGGACTACCGCTGCACGGCCAAGAACAGCCTAGGCTCCGCCCATCACACCATCAAAGTCAACGTCAAAG CGGCTCCGTTCTGGATCAGTGCCCCCAGGAACCTGATCCTGGCCCCGAAGGAGACGGGCATCCTCACCTGCAGAGTAAGTGGAGACCCCAAGCCCCAAATCGCCTGGTCCGTCAACGGAGTCCCCATCGAAG ACTCTCCAAAGGACACGAGTCGGAAGGTGGAGGACGACACAGTGATTCTGAGCGACGTCCAGACCGGCTCCAGCGCTGTCTACCAGTGCAACGCCTCCAATGAGTTTGGCTACCTGCT